GACACGGCCCGGGAGGCCGAGACCGACGCCCGCGAAACCGCCCGCACCACGCGCGAGGCCGAAGCCGCCGCCCGCGCCGCTGTCGGACCCGCCGAGCGCCAGGCCCGCGACGCTATGGCCCGGATCTCCGACCTGCGCGAAAGTGCCGCCAAGGATGCCGCCCGCGCCACCGCGCTGGAGGAGCGTCTCGACCGGCTGACCGCCGAACAGGCTGAAAACCGCAAGGCCATTGATGATGCCCGCGCCCTGCTGGTCGAAGCCGAAACCGCCGAGGGCGATACCGATGCGCTCGACGCCGCGCGAGACACTGCCGACACGGCCCGCAGCGCCGCGGCAGATGCCCGCGCGGCGCTGGAGAGCCTCAAACGAGAGCGCGAACAACGCCGTCAGCGGCGCATGGGCTTCAAGCGCGACCATGACGCCTGGGCTGAACGCTGCAAATCGGCCGAGGCCCGCCTCGCAGAGATTGCCAATGAGCGCAGCGAAGCGGAAGCCCGCTTGGAAACCGCCCGCGCCCGCCCGGAGGTGATCGAGGATCAGTTGTTCGAGCTGGCGTCGAAGCTGCGCGCCGCCGAGGTGACCGCCGAGGACGCCCGCCAGGCCGCCTCCGCCAATGAAGGCGAAGTCAAATCCGCCGACAGCGCCGCTCGCCAGGCCGAGGCTGCCGCTTCTGCAGCCCGTGAAGGGCGCGCCGCCGCCGAAGCAACCCTGACCGCCGCCCGCGAGCGCCTCGCCGAGACCACCGAGCGCTTGCAGGATGCGACCGGTGAAGCGCCGGGCACATTGAGCACCCGCTTCGACGAGGACGAAATGTCCGAACTGAGTCCGAGCGAGCTGGAACGGCGGCTGGACGAAGCCCGCCAGTCCCGCGAACGTCTGGGCGCGGTCAATCTGCGCGCCGATGACGAGGCCGAGGAACTCTCTGCCAAGATTGAGGAAATGACCCGCGAGCGCGACGATCTGGTCGAGGCCATTGCCCGCCTGCGCAAGGCCGTCGACGAATTGTCACGCGAAGGCCGGGCCCGTCTTCTGGAAGCCTTCGACATCGTCAACAACCATTTCCAGACCCTGTTCGAGACCCTGTTCGAAGGCGGCCATGCCGAGCTGCGCCTGACCGAACATGATGACCCGCTGGAAGCCGGCCTCGAGATCTTTGCCTGCCCGCCGGGCAAGAAACTCGACAATATGGCCCTGATGTCCGGCGGCGAGCAGGCGCTGACTGCCTCCGCCCTGATCTTCGCCGTCTTCCTGTCCAACCCGGCGCCGGTCTGTGTCCTCGATGAGGTCGACGCGCCGCTCGATGACGCCAATGTCGACCGCTATTGCCGCATGCTCAAGGAAATGCGCCGTCTGACCGAGACCCGTTTCCTGGTCATCACCCACAATGCGCTGACCATGTCGCGCATGGACCGCTTGTATGGTGTGACGATGGCTGAGCGCGGTGTTTCCCAGCTGGTCTCGGTCGACCTTGTCGGCGCGGAACAGCTGATTGCCGCTGAGTAGCTTATACGGACTTATTTTTCAGTTACTTACCGCACCCGCACCCTTGCTTGACTTGCCGCAGGGCCGTGGATAGTGTGCGCGCGCCTGTGGGGGGCTGTTCTTCCGTAGGCAGACCGGTCCAACATGTCAGGCGAAGACGACAGCCCACGCAACAAATCCCGAGCCGATCTGGACGCGCTGCAGCTCCGCATTGATGCGAAGCGCGCGAAATACCAGAAACCGGCCGGAAAGCCGCCCAGCTCCGCATGGTCACTGGGCATGCGATATGGGTCGGAATTCTTCGGCGGGGTTTTGGTCGGGGGCGTACTGGGCTATGTGCTCGACCTGCTCGCCGGAATCAGTCCTTTCGGTCTGATCGTCGGCACCTTGCTGGGCTTTGCGGCCGGTACACTCAATGTGGTCCGGTCCGCGCGCGAGATAACATCGGAATCGGACGGCGATAACGCCTGACGGTTTCACGGGTTCAAGACGGCGCAAGCCGCAAGACATGAAAGAGGCCGGGCGTGGCAGACACCAACCCGATCAAACAGTTCGAAGTCCACGAAGTCTTCCCCTTCGAGGCATTCGGTCTGAATCTGGCTTTCACCAACTCCAGCTATTTCATGGTGTTGACGACGGTCCTGACGATCGTGCTCTTCATGGTCGCCATGTCGAGCCGCGCCCTGGTGC
The window above is part of the Maricaulis maris MCS10 genome. Proteins encoded here:
- a CDS encoding AtpZ/AtpI family protein, with amino-acid sequence MSGEDDSPRNKSRADLDALQLRIDAKRAKYQKPAGKPPSSAWSLGMRYGSEFFGGVLVGGVLGYVLDLLAGISPFGLIVGTLLGFAAGTLNVVRSAREITSESDGDNA